The following coding sequences lie in one Candidatus Eremiobacterota bacterium genomic window:
- a CDS encoding YggT family protein: MNLLLCDLANALIYVVYIYTILLFVYAVLSWVPDLRRGRWAYYLASIIEPVLIPIRRIIPPLGGFDLAFLILLLVLQMLVRPALAHLALTACYPLF, from the coding sequence GTGAACCTGCTGCTTTGCGACCTTGCCAATGCGCTGATCTACGTCGTCTATATCTATACGATCTTGCTGTTCGTCTATGCCGTGCTCTCGTGGGTTCCCGACCTGCGGCGAGGGCGGTGGGCCTATTATCTCGCGTCGATCATCGAACCCGTGCTGATTCCCATTCGGCGGATTATCCCACCGCTCGGCGGGTTCGATCTCGCATTTCTCATACTCTTGCTCGTCCTGCAAATGCTCGTCCGCCCCGCCCTGGCGCACCTCGCGCTGACCGCCTGTTACCCGCTCTTCTAA
- a CDS encoding DUF4446 family protein, whose amino-acid sequence MQFAAFYAAGGAFIGALLALVIYHAAVVRPALARARTLLELHDTLLSGGSGSAADRLGALEEAQSAATAARGSLEGRIGELESFAAADLSQAGFVRYDAFAGTGAGLSYALALLNRQGDGVVITSIYSRDDSRTFGKPVARYKPTVQASEEELEAIERARSNGAQGGAP is encoded by the coding sequence ATGCAGTTCGCAGCTTTTTACGCAGCCGGCGGCGCGTTTATCGGCGCGCTCCTGGCACTGGTCATCTATCACGCCGCCGTGGTGCGCCCGGCGCTGGCGCGCGCGCGGACTTTGCTGGAGCTGCACGACACGCTGCTTTCGGGCGGATCGGGAAGTGCCGCCGACCGGCTCGGTGCGCTCGAGGAGGCGCAAAGCGCAGCTACGGCCGCGCGGGGCAGCCTTGAAGGAAGGATCGGCGAACTCGAGAGCTTCGCCGCAGCCGATCTTTCCCAGGCGGGCTTCGTTCGGTATGACGCCTTCGCCGGAACCGGAGCCGGCCTTTCCTACGCGCTCGCACTGCTGAACCGGCAAGGTGATGGGGTCGTGATTACCAGCATCTATTCACGCGATGATTCGCGGACCTTCGGCAAACCGGTCGCGCGTTACAAGCCGACCGTCCAAGCGTCGGAGGAAGAGTTGGAAGCGATCGAACGGGCACGTTCTAACGGAGCGCAAGGAGGCGCGCCGTGA
- a CDS encoding YbhB/YbcL family Raf kinase inhibitor-like protein has translation MRAVVALLGVLLAALNGTMQLRSADFSAGGVIPTRSMAVDCGGENRSPALSWSDAPKGTRSFALIVHDPDAPIAGGFYHWVLYNLPASSTALPAQAKLDAAQLGQTSRGQPGYYGPCPPPGPPHHYNFTLYALDVAHISAQTPTASQLEARFSGHVLARSVLTGIESNH, from the coding sequence ATGCGGGCCGTGGTGGCGCTCCTGGGCGTGCTTCTGGCGGCGCTCAACGGAACGATGCAGCTACGCAGCGCCGACTTCTCGGCCGGCGGCGTCATTCCAACGCGCTCGATGGCCGTGGATTGCGGCGGTGAAAATCGCTCGCCCGCGCTCTCGTGGAGCGACGCCCCGAAAGGCACGCGATCCTTCGCGCTGATCGTGCACGATCCGGATGCGCCCATCGCCGGCGGCTTTTACCACTGGGTTCTCTACAATCTGCCGGCGTCATCGACCGCCCTCCCCGCACAGGCGAAACTCGATGCCGCGCAACTCGGCCAGACTTCGCGCGGCCAGCCTGGCTATTATGGGCCCTGCCCGCCTCCGGGACCGCCGCATCATTATAACTTCACGCTTTACGCGCTCGACGTGGCGCATATTTCGGCGCAAACGCCGACGGCTTCCCAGCTCGAAGCTCGGTTCTCCGGCCACGTGCTCGCTCGGTCCGTGCTTACGGGTATCGAATCGAATCATTAG
- a CDS encoding CDGSH iron-sulfur domain-containing protein, which translates to MDEVTIKVRESGPYLVRGKFTLTDAEGNVYTIEGANIALCRCGGSQTKPFCDGAHRENGFCATERAIAAQVENTMVGQAESA; encoded by the coding sequence ATGGATGAAGTAACGATCAAAGTCCGCGAGAGCGGCCCCTACTTGGTGCGCGGAAAATTTACGCTGACCGACGCTGAGGGAAACGTCTATACGATCGAAGGCGCAAACATCGCACTCTGCCGGTGCGGAGGCTCGCAGACCAAACCGTTCTGCGACGGAGCGCACCGAGAGAACGGCTTCTGCGCCACCGAGCGTGCCATCGCCGCGCAAGTTGAAAACACAATGGTCGGGCAGGCCGAAAGCGCCTGA
- a CDS encoding homogentisate 1,2-dioxygenase, which produces MPSYVRQGSVPPKRHIQFRRPDGGLYAEELFSTKGFESVYSLLYHLRPPTATLDVRPWQRAAIALSPNEPLRNRHLKTASLPLQGGDPVASRTPLLGNEDVVISVADARESMEYFYRNTGGDELLFIHHGSGVVETQFGELAYREHDYLVIPTGTIYRVEPASPTRMLVYESTGTVTIPRRYRNEFGQLEEHAPYYERDFRAPVLKAPIEAQGEYEIRVRSGQRNAIYLVQNHPCDVVGWDGHCYPYAFNLDEFAPITGKLHQPPPAHATFEAPGAAFCAFVPRMFDYHPLAIPVPYNHSSVDCDEVLYYVSGNFMSRRGVEEGSITLHAAGAPHGPQPGAVEQSLGKTSTDEIAVMIDTFKPLQLAQAAHDCEDAQYFRSWVLEPAKI; this is translated from the coding sequence ATGCCTTCATACGTTCGTCAGGGCTCGGTACCACCGAAGCGACACATTCAATTTCGCCGGCCTGACGGCGGACTCTATGCCGAGGAGCTTTTCTCCACCAAAGGATTCGAGAGCGTCTACTCGTTGCTCTATCATCTGCGTCCGCCGACCGCAACGCTCGACGTCCGGCCTTGGCAACGTGCCGCTATCGCATTGAGCCCGAACGAGCCACTGCGAAATCGTCATCTCAAGACTGCATCGTTGCCGCTGCAAGGCGGAGATCCGGTCGCGTCGCGGACGCCGTTGCTCGGAAACGAGGACGTCGTGATCTCCGTAGCCGATGCCCGCGAAAGCATGGAATACTTTTACCGAAATACCGGCGGCGACGAGCTGCTGTTTATTCATCACGGCTCGGGGGTCGTGGAGACTCAGTTCGGAGAGCTGGCATATCGCGAACACGATTACCTGGTGATTCCCACCGGCACGATCTATCGAGTCGAGCCGGCCTCGCCGACCCGAATGCTCGTCTACGAGAGCACCGGCACGGTGACTATTCCGCGTCGATACCGTAACGAGTTCGGCCAACTCGAAGAACACGCGCCCTATTACGAGCGCGATTTTCGCGCGCCGGTGCTCAAAGCCCCGATCGAAGCGCAAGGTGAATACGAAATTCGAGTGCGCAGCGGCCAGCGCAACGCAATATATCTCGTGCAAAATCACCCATGCGACGTCGTCGGCTGGGACGGCCACTGCTATCCCTATGCATTCAACCTCGATGAGTTCGCGCCGATCACCGGCAAGCTGCATCAGCCGCCCCCCGCGCACGCGACGTTCGAAGCGCCCGGCGCGGCCTTCTGCGCGTTCGTCCCCCGCATGTTCGATTATCATCCGCTGGCGATTCCGGTTCCGTACAACCACTCCAGCGTGGATTGCGACGAAGTGCTCTATTACGTCAGCGGCAATTTTATGAGCCGCCGCGGCGTCGAAGAAGGCTCAATCACCCTGCACGCGGCCGGCGCGCCCCACGGACCCCAACCAGGGGCCGTGGAGCAAAGCCTCGGCAAGACCTCGACCGATGAGATTGCCGTGATGATCGACACTTTTAAGCCGCTGCAGCTCGCGCAGGCCGCGCACGATTGCGAAGACGCGCAGTACTTCCGCTCGTGGGTGCTAGAGCCGGCGAAAATCTAG
- the fahA gene encoding fumarylacetoacetase, which translates to MISPSDTVNARLESWIRVEPASDFPVQNLPFGVFKPAGREARIGVAIGDLILDCRTLAESGMVDGCCERELLQAPLLNPLLAAGRSVWTPLRERLSLLLRVDGDPRLRDSGADNFLVAAATVEMRVPMEIGDYVDFYSSLEHATNLGRLFRPNAEALLPNWRWLPVGYHGRSASIVIDGTPVRRPSGQRKAPDLAAPDFGPTRRLDIELEMGFVAGPGNRFGEPISVNSARDHIFGLVLVNDWSARDIQAWEYQPLGPFLGKSFATTISPWVVTLDALEPFRVEGPPQAPAPLAYLRVEDPWAYDVRLAVDLQTSKMRERGIPAREISATNFANMYWNVAQQLAHATANGALVRPGDLFASGTISGSAPGTQGSLIELTWNGERPLELPDRENRGFLQDGDEVALRGWCDKAGARRIGFGLARGTIEPALDPR; encoded by the coding sequence ATGATTTCGCCGAGCGATACCGTTAATGCGCGGCTCGAGTCGTGGATACGCGTCGAACCAGCGAGTGATTTCCCGGTTCAAAATCTTCCATTTGGCGTGTTTAAGCCTGCGGGACGAGAAGCCCGGATCGGTGTAGCGATCGGCGACCTCATTCTCGACTGCCGTACGTTGGCCGAGAGCGGCATGGTGGACGGTTGTTGCGAACGCGAGCTCTTGCAGGCGCCGCTGCTCAATCCGTTGCTCGCCGCGGGGCGTTCCGTGTGGACTCCGCTGCGCGAGCGGCTTTCGTTGTTATTGCGGGTCGACGGCGATCCGCGTCTGCGTGACTCGGGCGCCGACAACTTTCTCGTCGCTGCGGCAACCGTCGAAATGCGGGTTCCAATGGAGATCGGCGATTACGTCGATTTCTATTCATCGCTCGAACACGCGACGAATCTCGGACGACTCTTCCGACCGAATGCGGAAGCGCTGCTCCCGAACTGGCGATGGCTTCCGGTCGGCTATCACGGTCGTTCCGCCAGCATCGTCATCGACGGCACGCCGGTGCGCCGCCCGTCGGGACAGCGAAAGGCGCCCGACCTCGCCGCGCCTGACTTTGGACCCACGCGCCGGCTCGATATCGAGCTCGAAATGGGCTTTGTCGCCGGTCCGGGCAATCGGTTCGGTGAGCCGATTTCGGTAAACAGCGCGCGCGACCATATTTTCGGATTGGTTCTCGTCAACGATTGGAGCGCGCGCGACATCCAAGCCTGGGAGTATCAACCGCTGGGGCCGTTTCTAGGTAAATCATTCGCGACCACAATCTCCCCATGGGTCGTCACTCTCGATGCGCTCGAACCCTTTCGGGTCGAAGGGCCACCGCAGGCGCCCGCACCGCTTGCATATCTGCGCGTCGAAGATCCTTGGGCGTACGACGTTCGGCTCGCCGTCGATTTACAAACCTCGAAAATGCGCGAGCGCGGCATCCCGGCTCGAGAGATTTCGGCGACGAATTTTGCCAATATGTACTGGAACGTCGCCCAGCAGCTTGCGCATGCAACCGCGAACGGCGCGCTGGTGCGCCCCGGCGACTTGTTCGCATCGGGAACCATCAGCGGCTCCGCGCCGGGAACGCAAGGCAGCCTCATCGAGCTGACGTGGAACGGCGAACGTCCGCTAGAGCTACCTGATCGCGAAAATCGCGGCTTTCTGCAAGACGGTGACGAGGTTGCCTTGCGCGGTTGGTGCGACAAGGCCGGGGCACGCCGAATCGGCTTCGGTTTGGCGCGCGGAACGATCGAGCCCGCGCTCGACCCGCGCTAG
- the hppD gene encoding 4-hydroxyphenylpyruvate dioxygenase codes for MSIATEARSNPLAQIDWDYVEFYVGNAKQAAHYYMSAFGFDQLAYAGPETGVRDRASYLLEQNKLRFVLTSSLVPDDEIARHVMLHGDGVKDIAILVEDARAAFDMAVRGGARVVLAPTSIEDADGRLIKATIATYGETVHSFIQRDGYRGIFAPGFVQTRKRLAHATKPGLQFIDHCVGNVGWGEMDAWGDFYGRVFGFSQLVSFDDKDISTEYTALRSKVMTDPRHRVKFPINEPAQGKKKSQIEEYLEFYRGAGMQHMAIRTDDIAATIRALKTNGVEFLDTPDTYYDMLEERVGKIDEAMETLRELRILVDRDDLGYMLQIFTKPLQDRPTVFFEIIQRKGSLSFGKGNFKALFVSIEREQERRGTL; via the coding sequence ATGAGCATCGCCACCGAGGCGCGCAGCAATCCCTTGGCCCAGATCGACTGGGACTACGTCGAATTTTACGTCGGGAACGCGAAACAAGCGGCGCATTACTACATGTCTGCCTTTGGATTCGACCAGCTCGCTTACGCCGGGCCGGAGACCGGAGTCCGCGACCGTGCAAGCTATCTGCTCGAGCAGAACAAGCTGCGCTTCGTGCTCACGTCGAGCCTCGTTCCCGACGACGAAATCGCTCGTCACGTTATGCTCCACGGCGACGGAGTCAAGGACATCGCGATCCTCGTGGAAGATGCCCGAGCCGCCTTCGATATGGCGGTGCGCGGCGGCGCGCGCGTCGTCCTTGCTCCGACCTCGATCGAAGACGCAGACGGACGATTGATTAAAGCAACGATTGCCACGTACGGCGAAACCGTGCACTCCTTCATTCAGCGTGATGGTTACCGCGGCATCTTCGCGCCCGGTTTCGTCCAAACGCGTAAACGGCTCGCGCACGCGACCAAACCGGGCTTGCAGTTCATCGACCACTGCGTCGGCAACGTGGGATGGGGCGAGATGGATGCCTGGGGCGATTTCTACGGCCGCGTCTTCGGATTTTCGCAGTTGGTATCGTTCGACGACAAGGACATCTCGACCGAATACACCGCCCTGCGTTCCAAGGTGATGACCGACCCCCGCCATCGCGTCAAGTTTCCCATCAACGAGCCGGCCCAGGGAAAGAAAAAATCGCAGATCGAGGAGTACCTGGAGTTTTATCGGGGCGCCGGAATGCAGCACATGGCGATCCGCACCGACGACATCGCCGCTACGATCCGCGCGCTCAAAACAAATGGCGTCGAGTTTCTCGACACCCCCGACACCTATTACGATATGCTCGAGGAGCGCGTAGGGAAGATCGACGAGGCGATGGAGACATTGCGCGAACTGCGGATCCTCGTGGATCGTGACGATTTGGGATACATGTTGCAGATCTTTACTAAGCCGCTGCAAGATCGACCGACGGTCTTCTTCGAGATCATTCAGCGGAAAGGCAGTCTGTCGTTCGGTAAGGGGAACTTCAAGGCGCTGTTCGTTTCGATCGAGCGCGAGCAAGAAAGGCGAGGCACGCTGTAG
- a CDS encoding SUMF1/EgtB/PvdO family nonheme iron enzyme yields the protein MFERGIDPADVDQARRHDRTDWPDAATIASFAAACDERVLRALESSRIDDSSVPRLLGGEAAYTILEHENMHQETLMYILHQLAYPRKRRLAFEHEDHALAATEMRSIPAGTATLGADPDEIPFAWDNERGRTQVDVGAFDIAAYPVTNGDWQRFVADGGPVPHFWHERDGQWRLRLQFEEIPLPRSWPVYVTHRQAEAYARWARMRLPTEPEYHRAAFGTAAGAERPFPWGGDQPSSRHGNFDFNRFDPEPVDAHPDGSSAWGVADLVGNGWEWTATPFAPLLGFEPMASYPQYSADFFDGKHFVLKGASPVTPRELIRRSLRNWFYDDYPYMYAKFRCVAA from the coding sequence TTGTTCGAGCGCGGCATCGATCCTGCGGACGTCGACCAAGCGCGGCGTCACGATCGGACCGACTGGCCGGATGCCGCGACGATCGCGAGCTTCGCCGCTGCCTGCGACGAGCGCGTTCTGCGCGCGCTCGAGTCTTCTCGGATCGACGATTCAAGTGTACCCCGCTTGCTCGGCGGGGAGGCGGCGTACACGATTCTCGAACACGAAAATATGCATCAGGAAACGCTGATGTACATCCTGCATCAACTCGCCTACCCACGAAAGCGGCGGCTTGCATTCGAGCATGAAGACCATGCACTCGCAGCGACGGAGATGCGCAGCATCCCCGCAGGCACTGCAACGCTCGGCGCCGATCCCGACGAAATTCCGTTTGCCTGGGATAACGAGCGCGGGCGCACGCAGGTTGACGTCGGCGCCTTCGACATTGCGGCGTATCCCGTGACCAACGGTGATTGGCAGCGGTTCGTAGCCGACGGGGGCCCGGTGCCGCACTTTTGGCACGAGCGCGACGGCCAATGGCGTCTGCGGTTACAGTTCGAAGAAATTCCCCTGCCGCGATCGTGGCCGGTCTACGTAACCCATCGTCAGGCGGAAGCCTACGCGCGTTGGGCACGAATGCGGCTGCCCACCGAGCCGGAGTACCATCGGGCGGCGTTTGGAACGGCGGCCGGCGCGGAGCGGCCATTTCCCTGGGGCGGCGATCAGCCGTCGTCGCGTCACGGGAACTTCGATTTCAACCGTTTCGATCCCGAGCCGGTCGACGCGCACCCGGACGGCAGCAGTGCCTGGGGGGTCGCCGATCTCGTCGGCAACGGCTGGGAGTGGACCGCCACGCCGTTTGCTCCGCTGCTCGGCTTCGAGCCGATGGCTTCGTACCCGCAATATTCGGCCGATTTCTTCGATGGCAAACACTTCGTGCTCAAAGGCGCGTCGCCGGTTACTCCTCGCGAGCTGATTCGTCGCTCGCTCCGTAACTGGTTCTACGACGACTATCCGTACATGTACGCCAAATTCCGCTGCGTAGCTGCGTAG
- a CDS encoding NADP-dependent isocitrate dehydrogenase translates to MQTTPVTVAYGDGIGPEIMNATLNILEAAGAQLALERIEIGESIYNKGISNGIEPASWESLRRTKVFLKAPITTPQGGGFKSLNVTVRKTLGMYANVRPCASLHPYVATKHPNMDVVIVRENEEDVYGGIEHRQTNQVAQCLKLISRPGSKRIIRYAFEYARANKRKKVTCFTKDNIMKITDGLFHRTFNEISGEYPEIESEHWIVDIGAAKMADTPEAFDVMVMPNLYGDVLSDVAAQITGSVGLAGSANIGDHCSMFEAIHGSAPRRAGQNLANPSGLLHGAILMLVHIGQADTAERVYNAWLRTIEDGIHTYDIFKDGTSRQKVGTREFADAVIERLGEKPQHLKVIEYNKDAQMNLAIRPAGKPPMKLRAGVDLFIDRRDGNPDQIASVMQQLNVPGVKLTTISNRGTKVWPQGNPDTYWSDHWCCRFESNGELFTADHVVRLLQAADQAGFDVIKSEGLYTFNGERGFSLAQGE, encoded by the coding sequence ATGCAAACGACGCCCGTGACGGTCGCCTACGGCGACGGCATCGGACCCGAAATAATGAACGCCACGCTCAACATTTTGGAGGCCGCGGGGGCGCAGCTCGCGCTCGAACGGATCGAGATCGGCGAATCCATTTACAACAAAGGTATCAGCAACGGCATCGAGCCGGCCTCATGGGAATCGCTTCGGCGAACGAAGGTTTTCTTGAAGGCGCCGATTACGACGCCCCAAGGGGGCGGTTTCAAAAGCCTGAACGTGACGGTGCGCAAGACGCTCGGAATGTACGCCAACGTGCGGCCCTGCGCGTCGCTTCATCCGTATGTCGCCACCAAGCACCCCAACATGGACGTCGTCATCGTTCGTGAGAACGAGGAGGACGTCTATGGCGGCATCGAGCACCGCCAGACCAATCAAGTCGCACAATGTCTCAAGCTGATTTCGCGGCCCGGCAGCAAGCGCATCATCCGGTACGCGTTCGAATACGCGCGCGCCAACAAGCGAAAAAAAGTTACCTGCTTCACCAAAGACAACATCATGAAGATTACCGACGGGCTTTTTCACCGAACCTTCAACGAAATATCCGGCGAGTATCCTGAGATCGAAAGCGAGCATTGGATCGTGGACATCGGCGCTGCGAAAATGGCCGACACCCCGGAGGCTTTCGACGTGATGGTGATGCCGAATCTCTACGGCGACGTGCTCTCCGACGTCGCCGCGCAGATCACGGGATCGGTGGGCCTGGCGGGCTCGGCCAATATCGGCGATCACTGCTCGATGTTCGAAGCGATCCACGGATCGGCGCCCCGGCGCGCGGGACAGAACCTGGCGAACCCATCGGGGTTGCTGCATGGCGCCATCTTGATGCTCGTGCACATCGGGCAGGCCGACACTGCGGAACGGGTGTACAACGCATGGCTACGGACGATCGAGGATGGAATCCACACCTATGACATTTTCAAGGATGGAACCTCGCGGCAAAAGGTAGGCACGCGGGAGTTTGCCGATGCGGTGATCGAGCGGCTCGGTGAGAAGCCGCAGCATCTGAAAGTCATCGAATACAACAAAGATGCGCAGATGAACCTAGCGATTCGGCCTGCCGGGAAACCTCCGATGAAGCTGCGCGCCGGGGTCGACCTTTTCATCGACCGTCGTGATGGAAACCCGGACCAGATCGCCTCGGTGATGCAACAACTCAACGTGCCGGGCGTCAAACTGACCACGATCAGTAATCGAGGCACGAAGGTCTGGCCGCAGGGAAATCCGGACACCTATTGGAGCGATCATTGGTGCTGCCGGTTCGAGTCGAACGGGGAGCTCTTTACCGCCGATCATGTCGTTCGACTCCTGCAGGCCGCCGATCAAGCCGGCTTCGACGTCATCAAGAGCGAGGGGCTCTACACGTTCAACGGCGAGCGGGGCTTCTCGCTGGCGCAAGGCGAGTAG
- a CDS encoding DUF2203 domain-containing protein: MKLFSPERANALIPKLEPLIEELLSRRRELAIKLLESDPALHHLPPSRPRLAAARSALPQPKFAELKREIGRLIYRIEALGCVVKDIDLGLVDFPSMIGDEPVYLCWKLGEPQVGYWHGLDEGFSFRKPLL, from the coding sequence ATGAAGCTCTTTTCGCCCGAACGCGCCAACGCCCTCATCCCGAAGCTCGAGCCGCTCATCGAAGAGCTGCTCAGCCGGCGGCGGGAGCTTGCGATTAAGTTGCTCGAATCCGATCCGGCGCTCCATCACTTGCCCCCGAGCCGCCCTCGATTGGCGGCCGCGCGTTCCGCGCTTCCTCAACCGAAGTTTGCGGAGCTCAAACGCGAAATCGGCCGCTTGATCTACCGGATCGAAGCGCTCGGATGTGTTGTGAAGGACATCGACCTGGGGCTCGTTGACTTCCCGTCGATGATCGGCGACGAACCGGTCTATCTTTGTTGGAAACTCGGTGAGCCGCAGGTTGGCTACTGGCACGGCCTCGATGAAGGCTTTAGCTTCAGAAAGCCGCTGCTTTAG
- the rapZ gene encoding RNase adapter RapZ, translating into MGALRIVFVTGLSGAGLSQAIKSFEDLGFYCIEHLPAVVLDSVIAALESSAPRDVAIALDMRSGAELGDAKRAIDAVARSHDSRLLFLEASDDLLVRRFSETRRRHPFASGGSIREAIEADRRMAAPLRERADVVIDTTNLTAGALKQRIAAAFLGDRPIRLTMTVVSFGFKYGVPADLDLLFDVRFLRNPNYDEALAPLTGEDEAVAAFIERDPSLTPFFAKVSDLLDFLVPRNQAEGKTQLSVGIGCTGGRHRSVYVARRLMRHFADDPRLDVAFEARDLARVA; encoded by the coding sequence ATGGGTGCGCTGCGCATCGTCTTCGTGACGGGCCTCTCGGGGGCGGGCTTAAGTCAGGCGATTAAATCTTTCGAAGATTTGGGCTTCTACTGCATCGAACACCTGCCTGCGGTCGTACTCGATTCAGTTATCGCCGCGCTGGAAAGCTCGGCGCCGCGAGACGTCGCCATCGCGCTCGACATGCGGAGCGGCGCCGAGTTGGGAGACGCGAAGCGAGCGATTGACGCCGTCGCGCGAAGCCACGACTCGCGGCTGCTCTTCTTGGAAGCGTCCGACGACCTGCTGGTGCGGCGATTTAGCGAAACCCGGCGCCGCCATCCCTTCGCTTCAGGCGGATCGATTCGCGAAGCGATCGAGGCCGATCGGCGGATGGCAGCGCCACTGCGCGAACGGGCCGATGTCGTCATCGACACGACGAACCTCACCGCCGGAGCGCTCAAGCAGCGAATCGCCGCCGCTTTTCTCGGGGATCGCCCGATTCGACTGACGATGACCGTTGTTTCGTTTGGTTTCAAGTATGGCGTGCCCGCCGATCTCGATCTGCTCTTCGACGTTCGTTTCTTGCGCAATCCAAACTACGATGAGGCGCTCGCACCGCTGACTGGGGAGGATGAAGCCGTTGCCGCCTTCATCGAACGCGATCCGTCACTTACACCGTTCTTCGCAAAAGTCTCGGACTTACTCGATTTCCTTGTGCCGCGCAACCAGGCCGAAGGCAAAACCCAACTGAGTGTCGGCATCGGCTGCACGGGCGGCCGGCACCGCTCGGTCTACGTCGCTCGCCGGCTGATGCGGCATTTCGCCGACGATCCGCGGCTCGACGTTGCCTTCGAGGCGCGCGATCTCGCGCGGGTTGCATAG
- a CDS encoding YvcK family protein — protein MKRWIFLAALGIVVLLDAATRWLIAEGTGIHVNEILDGIVVDYFPPGYLTWMLAIAGGALVVTGLWMWLRAVVRIARARNPKGFREALAGRRLQQGYKIVAIGGGTGLSTLLRGLKRRTSNLTAVVTVSDDGGSSGRLLKELGVLPPGDIRNCLVALADDEALVTDLFRYRFTEGEGLSGHSFGNLFLAAMCGITGNFDQAVKESSRVLNVVGRVLPATLGIVRLCAELEDGTIVEGESNIPRAHGRIARVFFDPPVASPLEEVIAAIRDADAIVLGPGSLYTSVIPNFLISRVAREVAHAHAVKMYVCNVMTQPGETDGMSAADHVAALLANAGERVCDYVIVNDEPPSRLLGAYAQEGQVPVQPDVERIASLGVEPVGAAVIGETETVRHDPEKLASVVLGIIDRTVAERATLVKLRPSVATAARA, from the coding sequence ATGAAACGTTGGATTTTCCTCGCGGCCCTCGGCATCGTCGTTCTGCTCGACGCCGCAACGCGATGGCTGATTGCCGAAGGCACCGGCATCCACGTCAACGAGATTCTCGACGGGATCGTCGTCGATTATTTTCCGCCCGGCTACCTCACGTGGATGTTGGCCATTGCCGGCGGGGCGCTCGTCGTGACCGGTCTGTGGATGTGGTTACGCGCGGTCGTCCGGATCGCGCGGGCGCGCAATCCCAAAGGTTTCCGCGAAGCGCTTGCCGGACGCCGGCTCCAACAAGGGTACAAAATCGTCGCCATCGGTGGCGGCACCGGTCTTTCGACCCTGCTGCGCGGCCTCAAACGACGAACCAGCAATCTAACCGCCGTCGTTACCGTGAGCGATGACGGCGGCTCTTCGGGCCGTCTCCTCAAGGAGCTCGGCGTCTTGCCGCCGGGTGACATTCGCAACTGTCTGGTCGCGCTGGCCGACGACGAAGCTCTGGTGACCGATCTTTTTCGCTATCGGTTCACCGAAGGTGAGGGATTAAGCGGTCACTCCTTCGGCAATCTTTTCTTGGCCGCGATGTGCGGCATTACCGGAAACTTCGATCAGGCGGTCAAGGAATCGAGCCGCGTGCTCAATGTCGTGGGCCGCGTTTTGCCCGCGACGCTTGGCATCGTCCGCCTTTGCGCCGAGCTCGAGGACGGAACGATTGTCGAGGGGGAGTCGAACATTCCCAGGGCGCATGGCCGGATCGCGCGAGTCTTTTTCGATCCGCCCGTTGCGTCGCCGCTGGAAGAAGTCATTGCCGCGATTCGCGATGCCGATGCGATCGTGCTCGGACCCGGTTCGCTCTACACCTCGGTGATACCGAACTTTCTCATCAGTCGCGTCGCGCGTGAAGTCGCGCACGCGCACGCCGTTAAAATGTACGTCTGCAACGTCATGACACAACCGGGTGAGACCGATGGCATGAGCGCGGCCGATCATGTCGCGGCGTTGCTCGCGAATGCCGGCGAGCGAGTCTGCGATTACGTTATTGTGAACGACGAGCCGCCGTCACGGCTGCTGGGTGCCTACGCTCAAGAGGGGCAAGTGCCCGTCCAGCCGGACGTCGAGCGCATCGCGTCCCTTGGTGTGGAACCGGTCGGTGCGGCGGTGATTGGAGAAACCGAAACGGTGCGCCACGATCCGGAGAAGCTCGCGTCGGTCGTGCTGGGCATTATCGATCGCACGGTCGCCGAGCGCGCGACCTTGGTCAAGTTACGGCCTAGTGTGGCGACGGCGGCGCGAGCGTGA
- a CDS encoding carboxypeptidase regulatory-like domain-containing protein, protein MKRFAGALYLMTASLLVATAGCNTDSLPPASGFANVSGVIVDAATKAPIAGAVITVDTVLTATTDAAGKFSIDKVPSGLADYAVSAKGYQTLTSSANVEPGKFELDLTLAPPSPH, encoded by the coding sequence ATGAAACGATTCGCAGGCGCGCTTTACCTGATGACCGCGTCGCTGCTCGTCGCGACCGCGGGATGCAATACCGATTCCCTGCCGCCGGCGTCGGGCTTCGCCAACGTTAGCGGTGTGATCGTGGATGCTGCGACGAAGGCACCGATTGCCGGCGCCGTTATTACCGTTGATACGGTGCTTACGGCAACGACCGATGCGGCGGGCAAGTTCTCTATCGACAAAGTTCCGAGCGGACTCGCCGATTACGCCGTCTCAGCCAAAGGGTATCAAACGCTGACATCGTCGGCGAACGTCGAGCCGGGTAAATTCGAGCTCGACCTCACGCTCGCGCCGCCGTCGCCACACTAG